The following proteins are co-located in the Streptococcus anginosus genome:
- a CDS encoding ABC transporter permease has translation MKQTKFLGILCLALVMISITVGSSHFSWWQLLHGDKQTGLLFWESRLPRTVSILLAGSSMSIAGLLMQTVTQNHFAAPSTVGTVEAAKFGMLLSLFFFPSATLAQKMLFAFVSAIFFTIIFIRFIRKFSFKETWLLPLVGIIYSGVISAAGEIIAYRFDLVQSMTSWTQGSFSMIQKHQYEWLFLSLIILIAVWKLSATFTIMNLGEDASHNLGISFYQMEGMTLFLIALTTSVTMITIGSLPFIGVIVPNIIRKFYGDHITRIKGLTALTGSCLILVCDIVARLVIRPYEVSVSLILGILGSLAFVYLLWRGVAHE, from the coding sequence ATGAAACAGACAAAATTTTTAGGAATTCTTTGTCTTGCTCTTGTTATGATTTCAATTACAGTTGGTTCTAGTCACTTTTCGTGGTGGCAGCTGCTACATGGAGATAAGCAGACCGGGCTACTATTTTGGGAGTCACGCTTGCCAAGGACAGTCAGCATTCTCCTAGCAGGCTCTAGCATGAGCATTGCCGGGCTTCTTATGCAGACTGTTACACAAAATCATTTTGCTGCTCCTAGTACAGTTGGAACGGTTGAGGCTGCGAAATTTGGTATGTTGCTTAGTTTATTTTTCTTTCCGTCAGCCACATTAGCGCAAAAAATGCTATTTGCTTTTGTATCTGCTATTTTTTTTACGATTATTTTTATTAGATTTATCAGAAAATTCTCATTTAAAGAAACATGGTTGTTACCGCTTGTCGGAATTATTTATAGTGGGGTAATTAGTGCAGCCGGAGAAATCATTGCTTATCGTTTTGATCTTGTCCAAAGCATGACTTCATGGACACAAGGCTCTTTTTCCATGATTCAGAAGCATCAATATGAATGGTTATTTTTAAGTTTGATTATCTTGATTGCAGTATGGAAGCTATCAGCCACGTTTACCATTATGAATCTAGGGGAAGACGCCAGTCATAATCTAGGCATTTCCTTTTACCAAATGGAGGGAATGACGTTGTTTCTCATTGCATTGACGACAAGTGTGACGATGATTACAATCGGCTCTCTTCCATTTATCGGAGTCATTGTTCCAAACATCATTCGGAAATTTTATGGTGACCATATCACACGCATTAAGGGGCTGACCGCATTAACTGGTTCCTGTCTCATCTTGGTCTGTGATATTGTAGCTCGTCTAGTCATTCGCCCTTACGAAGTTTCCGTCAGCTTGATTTTAGGAATTTTAGGTAGTTTGGCTTTCGTATATCTTTTATGGCGAGGTGTTGCTCATGAATAA
- the recR gene encoding recombination mediator RecR, which translates to MLYPTPIAKLIDSFSKLPGIGIKTATRLAFYTIGMSDDDVNEFAKNLLAAKRELTYCSICGNLTDDDPCTICTDETRDQSTILVVEDSRDVSAMENIQEYHGLYHVLQGLISPMNGIGPDDINLKSLITRLMNSEVTEVIVATNATADGEATSMYISRVLKPAGIKVTRLARGLAVGSDIEYADEVTLLRAIENRTEL; encoded by the coding sequence ATGCTTTATCCAACACCGATTGCAAAATTGATTGATAGCTTTTCAAAATTACCAGGAATTGGCATAAAAACAGCAACGCGTTTGGCGTTTTATACCATTGGTATGAGTGATGATGATGTCAATGAATTTGCTAAAAATTTGCTTGCAGCGAAACGTGAGCTGACCTATTGTTCTATTTGTGGTAATCTAACGGATGATGATCCTTGTACTATCTGCACTGATGAGACACGGGATCAATCTACTATTTTGGTTGTAGAAGATAGCCGAGATGTTTCTGCTATGGAAAATATTCAAGAATACCATGGCTTGTACCATGTTTTGCAGGGATTGATTTCTCCTATGAATGGTATTGGACCAGACGACATCAATCTGAAAAGTCTCATTACACGGTTGATGAATAGTGAGGTAACAGAGGTAATTGTGGCAACCAATGCGACAGCGGACGGGGAAGCAACTTCCATGTATATCTCACGGGTGTTAAAACCAGCTGGTATCAAGGTAACGCGCCTGGCTCGTGGATTAGCAGTTGGTTCTGATATTGAATATGCAGACGAAGTGACGCTGCTTCGGGCTATTGAGAATCGCACAGAATTGTAA
- a CDS encoding YwaF family protein: MNLQEFFTSHKTEAPQLTPFWYGMMFLGIIYVMYSAVKYHKNRRYQNFLKAVQGLQILVLYGWYIVTLSPISESLPFYHCRLAMFAVLLLPDSSTYKQYFALLGVFGPICALVYPLFDPFAFPHITLVSYLIGHYALLGNSLTYLLNHYDSELLSLRRIGEISFSMNLLLLFVNLVSGGNYGFLKVPPLVGSHGMIANYIFVSLTLTLAIFVVSLIFKQIRQEQEETVRQEN; encoded by the coding sequence ATGAATCTACAAGAATTTTTTACAAGTCATAAAACGGAGGCCCCTCAATTAACTCCATTTTGGTATGGAATGATGTTTTTAGGAATCATTTATGTCATGTATAGTGCTGTAAAATATCATAAAAACAGGCGCTATCAGAACTTTTTGAAAGCTGTACAAGGTTTACAAATTTTAGTGCTTTATGGCTGGTATATTGTGACCTTGTCACCAATTTCTGAATCACTTCCTTTTTATCATTGCAGATTGGCGATGTTTGCTGTTTTGCTACTGCCTGATTCTTCAACCTATAAACAGTATTTTGCGCTTTTAGGAGTATTTGGACCTATTTGTGCATTGGTCTATCCTTTATTTGACCCATTTGCTTTTCCTCACATCACTTTAGTCTCCTATTTGATTGGTCACTATGCTCTTTTGGGAAATTCTCTCACCTATTTGCTGAATCATTATGATAGCGAGTTATTGAGTTTACGGCGAATTGGAGAGATTAGCTTTAGTATGAATCTTTTATTATTATTTGTAAATCTGGTGAGTGGTGGAAATTATGGATTTTTGAAAGTACCACCTTTAGTTGGAAGTCATGGAATGATTGCTAACTATATTTTTGTTTCATTGACCTTGACTTTAGCAATTTTCGTGGTTTCTCTAATCTTTAAACAAATCAGACAAGAACAAGAAGAAACAGTAAGACAGGAAAATTAA
- a CDS encoding HU family DNA-binding protein — MANKQDLIAKVAEATELTKKDSAAAVDAVFAAVTEYLAAGEKVQLIGFGNFEVRERAARKGRNPQTGAEITIAASKVPAFKAGKALKDAVK; from the coding sequence ATGGCTAACAAACAAGATTTGATTGCAAAAGTAGCAGAAGCTACAGAATTGACTAAGAAAGATTCAGCAGCAGCAGTTGATGCGGTATTTGCAGCAGTAACTGAATACCTTGCAGCTGGTGAAAAAGTTCAATTGATTGGTTTTGGTAACTTTGAAGTTCGTGAACGTGCAGCTCGTAAAGGTCGCAACCCACAAACTGGTGCAGAAATCACAATTGCAGCTTCTAAAGTACCAGCATTTAAAGCAGGTAAAGCTCTTAAAGACGCTGTTAAATAA
- a CDS encoding YwaF family protein — MPNDFLTTQKTAPPPISAMGYVTIIGILLFLIYISVRYAQNPMYQKTFKYLQAFQLVILYSWYFGFHISFANNLPFYHCRLAMFAMLLLPDKCRSKQYFALLGVSGAIFAIGYPVFDPYDFPHLTSFSFLLGHYCLLVNSLVYLINHYDKQLLKKYEIVGYTFALDLFLVGVNAVTGGNYGLMTHPPLIKGDRIWVNYILVSLVLATALLLFDEYFKRRWKKQSKLV, encoded by the coding sequence ATGCCGAATGATTTTTTAACGACTCAAAAGACAGCACCACCTCCCATTTCTGCTATGGGCTATGTGACGATAATAGGAATTCTCTTGTTCCTCATTTACATTTCAGTTCGCTATGCGCAAAACCCGATGTATCAGAAAACTTTTAAATATTTACAAGCTTTTCAATTAGTTATACTTTATTCTTGGTATTTTGGTTTTCATATTTCATTTGCAAATAACCTGCCTTTTTATCATTGCCGCTTAGCCATGTTTGCCATGTTGCTGCTGCCAGATAAATGTCGAAGCAAGCAGTATTTTGCTCTTTTAGGTGTCAGCGGGGCGATTTTTGCAATTGGTTACCCAGTTTTTGACCCTTATGATTTTCCGCATCTCACCAGTTTTTCATTTCTTCTGGGGCATTACTGCCTGCTGGTTAATTCGCTGGTTTATCTTATCAACCACTATGACAAGCAGCTGTTGAAGAAGTATGAGATTGTGGGCTACACATTTGCTTTGGATTTGTTTTTAGTTGGTGTCAATGCCGTAACTGGTGGAAATTATGGATTGATGACTCATCCCCCGCTTATAAAAGGAGACCGGATCTGGGTGAATTACATACTTGTCTCACTGGTTCTGGCCACCGCTTTGCTCCTTTTTGATGAATATTTTAAAAGGCGATGGAAAAAGCAATCAAAATTAGTTTAA
- a CDS encoding D-alanine--D-alanine ligase, whose protein sequence is MAKQQIILLYGGRSAERKVSVLSAESVMRAIDYDKFFVKTYFITQAGDFIKTQEFSSKPADNEKLMTNDSVVESQKIKPSDIYEEGAVVFPVLHGPMGEDGSIQGFLEVLKMPYVGCNILSSSVAMDKITTKRVLASAGIPQVPYVAVIEGENIDEKIAAVEANLTYPVFTKPSNMGSSVGISKSENQDELRSALELAFKYDSRVLIEQGVNAREIEVGLLGNEGAKSSLPGEVVKDVAFYDYEAKYIDNKITIDIPAKLSEDVIATMRQYAEKAFHAIGGVGLARCDFFYTDKGEIFLNELNTMPGFTQWSMYPLLWENMGISYTDLIEKLVLLAQETFAKHEEHLL, encoded by the coding sequence ATGGCAAAACAACAAATTATTCTCCTTTACGGTGGTCGCAGTGCCGAACGAAAGGTCTCTGTCTTATCAGCGGAGAGTGTCATGCGTGCGATTGACTATGATAAATTCTTTGTGAAGACTTATTTTATCACACAAGCGGGTGACTTTATCAAGACGCAAGAATTTTCAAGCAAACCTGCTGACAATGAAAAATTAATGACAAACGATAGTGTTGTTGAAAGTCAAAAGATTAAACCAAGTGATATTTACGAAGAAGGGGCGGTTGTGTTCCCCGTTCTTCATGGTCCAATGGGAGAGGACGGGTCTATCCAAGGATTTCTTGAAGTGTTGAAAATGCCTTATGTGGGTTGCAATATCCTTTCTTCTAGTGTTGCTATGGACAAAATCACGACAAAACGAGTGTTAGCTTCTGCTGGCATTCCGCAAGTTCCCTATGTAGCAGTGATTGAAGGGGAAAATATAGACGAAAAGATTGCAGCAGTAGAAGCCAATCTGACTTATCCAGTTTTTACAAAACCGTCAAATATGGGATCTAGTGTCGGCATTTCTAAGTCTGAAAATCAAGATGAATTGCGCTCTGCTCTTGAATTGGCTTTCAAATATGATAGCCGTGTCTTGATTGAGCAAGGTGTCAATGCGCGTGAAATTGAAGTTGGTTTACTTGGAAATGAAGGAGCCAAAAGCAGTTTGCCAGGTGAGGTAGTGAAAGATGTTGCTTTCTATGACTACGAAGCCAAGTACATTGACAACAAAATCACCATAGATATTCCTGCAAAACTCTCTGAAGATGTCATTGCCACTATGCGGCAATATGCTGAAAAAGCATTCCATGCTATTGGCGGTGTTGGTTTAGCTCGCTGCGATTTCTTTTATACTGATAAGGGCGAGATTTTCCTTAATGAGTTAAACACGATGCCAGGTTTCACTCAATGGTCGATGTATCCGTTGCTTTGGGAAAATATGGGCATTTCTTATACAGATTTGATTGAGAAATTAGTTCTCTTAGCGCAAGAAACATTTGCAAAACATGAAGAGCATTTGTTGTAA
- the pbp2b gene encoding penicillin-binding protein PBP2B, which produces MRDTMSKKKRTFNSHSIPRRLNLLFGIVILLFMSLIVRLGYMQVVHRNFYTKKLATASKTKVTTSSVRGQIYDASGKPLVENTTKQVVSFTRSNKMTAAKIKEIAQKLLPLVSISNADVTERQQVDYYLADSEVYKKVVNQLPKNKKYGTDGNRLAESKIYNNAVKSVDVAKLNYSDEDKKAIYLFSQMNAISNFETGNIRTDDLSADQIATIASRSKELSGISITTSWDRKVLDTSLASIIGSVSSEKAGLPAEEVNAYLKKGYSLNDRVGTSYLEKQYESTLQGKRAVKEINLDKNGNMESVKNIFNGSKGNNLKLTTDLAFQNGVEDILRKYFSAELASGNATYSEGVYAVAMNPKTGAILAMAGLKHDTNTGELTTDSLGTIMNNFVPGSVVKGATLTAGWESGAITGNQVMTDQPISFGGSSAITSWFTQYGARQITALEALEYSSNTYMVQLALNMMGTPYTPNMAIDLTNLDSSMDKLRKAFAQYGLGASTGIDLPSESEGYTPKKYTFANYLTNAFGQFDNYTPMQLAQYAATVANGGTRIAPHLVEGIYDNNETGGLGKLIESKSTKELNKVDISKENMDLIRQGFYQVVHGTSGFTTGRTLSQGEAVPISAKTGTAETFAGGKEAINTNVVAYAPSNNPQIAVAVVFPHNTNLSSTVSHSITRDIINLYHQQHPMN; this is translated from the coding sequence ATGAGAGATACCATGTCTAAGAAAAAAAGAACATTTAATAGCCATTCAATCCCACGACGCTTGAATTTATTATTTGGAATTGTGATTTTACTGTTTATGAGTTTAATTGTGCGTTTGGGCTATATGCAGGTTGTCCATAGGAATTTTTATACAAAAAAATTAGCGACAGCTAGTAAGACTAAGGTGACGACCAGCTCGGTTCGGGGGCAGATTTATGATGCGAGTGGGAAACCGTTGGTTGAGAATACAACCAAGCAAGTCGTTTCTTTCACACGTAGCAACAAAATGACGGCTGCAAAGATTAAAGAAATTGCTCAAAAATTGCTTCCATTGGTTTCTATTTCCAACGCAGACGTTACTGAGCGTCAACAAGTAGATTATTATTTGGCAGACAGCGAGGTTTATAAGAAGGTCGTTAATCAGCTTCCTAAAAATAAAAAATATGGTACAGATGGAAATCGTTTGGCAGAGTCTAAGATTTATAATAATGCCGTTAAGAGTGTTGATGTAGCAAAGTTAAACTACTCAGATGAAGATAAAAAAGCTATTTATTTGTTTAGTCAGATGAATGCTATTTCTAATTTTGAGACGGGAAATATTCGTACGGATGATTTATCAGCTGATCAGATTGCGACAATCGCCTCTAGATCGAAAGAACTGTCTGGTATCAGTATTACCACCAGCTGGGACAGGAAAGTGTTGGATACTTCTTTGGCTTCTATCATCGGAAGCGTTTCAAGTGAAAAGGCAGGGCTACCCGCAGAAGAAGTGAATGCTTATTTGAAAAAAGGCTATTCTCTTAATGATCGTGTTGGGACGAGTTATTTGGAAAAACAATATGAGTCTACACTTCAAGGAAAACGCGCAGTCAAAGAAATCAATCTTGATAAAAATGGAAATATGGAAAGCGTGAAAAATATTTTCAATGGTAGTAAGGGAAATAATCTAAAATTAACAACAGATTTAGCTTTTCAGAACGGTGTAGAAGACATTTTGAGAAAGTATTTTAGTGCGGAATTAGCGAGTGGAAATGCGACATATTCTGAAGGGGTCTATGCTGTTGCGATGAATCCTAAAACGGGTGCTATTTTAGCCATGGCTGGTCTGAAGCACGATACCAATACAGGAGAACTAACAACAGACTCTCTTGGAACAATTATGAACAACTTTGTACCGGGTTCTGTGGTGAAAGGAGCTACTTTAACAGCTGGCTGGGAATCTGGAGCCATCACAGGAAATCAAGTCATGACGGATCAACCAATTTCTTTTGGAGGCTCCTCTGCCATCACTTCTTGGTTCACGCAATATGGGGCTCGTCAAATTACGGCTTTAGAGGCACTAGAATATTCATCCAATACTTATATGGTTCAACTAGCTTTAAATATGATGGGAACGCCTTATACGCCCAATATGGCGATTGATTTGACGAATTTGGATTCCTCTATGGACAAATTGCGTAAAGCCTTTGCTCAATATGGCTTGGGAGCATCTACAGGAATTGATTTGCCAAGTGAATCAGAAGGCTACACACCTAAGAAATATACGTTTGCGAACTACTTAACCAATGCTTTTGGTCAGTTTGATAACTATACTCCAATGCAGTTGGCGCAATATGCTGCAACGGTAGCTAATGGCGGTACTCGTATTGCACCACACTTAGTAGAAGGAATTTATGACAATAATGAGACGGGCGGGCTTGGAAAGCTGATTGAATCCAAGTCAACCAAAGAGCTGAATAAAGTTGATATTTCAAAAGAGAATATGGATTTGATTCGACAAGGTTTTTATCAGGTAGTTCATGGAACAAGTGGCTTTACCACAGGGCGTACTTTGTCACAAGGTGAAGCAGTGCCGATTAGCGCCAAAACAGGGACAGCAGAAACCTTTGCGGGTGGAAAGGAAGCCATTAATACGAATGTAGTGGCTTATGCGCCAAGTAACAACCCGCAGATTGCAGTGGCAGTTGTGTTCCCGCACAATACAAACTTATCGTCAACCGTTAGCCATAGTATAACTCGTGATATTATTAACTTGTATCATCAACAGCATCCAATGAATTAG
- a CDS encoding DegV family protein gives MTKIKIVTDSSITIEPQVVEDLEITIVPLSVMVDGVVYSDSDLKEGEFLHLMQSSKNLPKTSQPPVGVFAEIFETLGETADKIISIHMSHALSGTVEAARQGATLANVDVTVIDSSFTDQALKFQVVEAAKLAKEGADFDVILARIEEVREKTELYIGVSTLENLVKGGRIGRVTGLLSSLLNIRVVMQMKNHELQPIVKGRGVKTFKKWVNDLVESLKDKKVAEIGISYAGTAELANEMKQILQPCVEKTISVLETGSIIQTHTGENAWAILVRYE, from the coding sequence ATGACAAAAATCAAAATTGTAACGGATTCATCTATTACGATTGAACCGCAAGTTGTAGAGGATTTAGAGATTACAATCGTCCCTTTGTCTGTAATGGTAGACGGTGTTGTTTATTCAGATTCTGACTTAAAAGAAGGAGAATTTCTTCATTTGATGCAGTCAAGCAAAAATCTACCGAAAACTAGTCAACCACCAGTTGGTGTTTTTGCAGAAATCTTTGAAACACTCGGAGAAACTGCCGATAAAATCATTTCTATCCATATGTCGCATGCTTTGTCTGGAACGGTCGAAGCTGCACGACAAGGGGCAACCTTGGCAAATGTAGATGTAACAGTGATTGATAGCTCTTTTACGGATCAAGCTTTGAAGTTTCAAGTGGTTGAAGCTGCAAAACTAGCAAAAGAAGGTGCAGACTTTGATGTTATTTTAGCAAGAATCGAAGAAGTACGTGAAAAAACAGAATTGTATATCGGTGTGTCAACTCTTGAAAATCTTGTAAAAGGTGGTCGTATTGGTCGTGTGACTGGGCTTCTCAGTTCGTTGCTTAATATTCGAGTAGTTATGCAAATGAAAAACCATGAATTACAACCGATTGTTAAGGGGCGTGGTGTAAAAACCTTCAAAAAATGGGTTAATGATTTAGTTGAAAGCTTAAAAGATAAAAAAGTAGCAGAGATTGGAATTTCGTATGCAGGAACTGCCGAATTGGCGAACGAAATGAAACAGATTTTGCAACCGTGTGTGGAAAAAACGATTTCTGTTTTGGAGACTGGTTCTATTATTCAAACACATACAGGTGAAAATGCGTGGGCAATCCTCGTTCGCTATGAATAA
- a CDS encoding Fur family transcriptional regulator gives MNSHPYLETTVQGDYENVIQRLKTKGVRITETRKAIIAYMIRTHEHPSAEAIYHDLLPDFPNMSLATVYNNLKVLVEEGFVEEIKISHDKTTYFDFMGHEHLNVVCEKCGRIADFEDVDIPDLKREAEEQTGYKITKTQVLMYGICPECSKNS, from the coding sequence ATGAACTCACATCCTTATTTAGAAACCACAGTTCAAGGTGATTATGAAAACGTTATTCAACGATTGAAAACAAAGGGAGTGCGTATTACAGAGACTAGAAAGGCAATCATTGCCTATATGATTCGGACGCATGAACACCCAAGTGCGGAAGCAATTTATCATGATTTACTTCCTGACTTTCCTAATATGAGTTTAGCAACAGTTTATAACAATCTCAAAGTTTTGGTGGAAGAGGGTTTTGTAGAAGAAATTAAGATTAGCCATGATAAGACAACCTATTTTGATTTTATGGGGCATGAACATCTGAATGTTGTCTGTGAGAAATGTGGCCGAATTGCAGACTTTGAAGATGTGGATATTCCTGATTTGAAGCGCGAAGCTGAAGAACAAACAGGTTATAAAATTACAAAGACACAAGTTTTGATGTACGGAATTTGCCCTGAGTGCTCGAAAAATAGTTAA
- a CDS encoding phosphoglycerate mutase — protein MVKLVFARHGESEWNKANLFTGWADVDLSEKGTQQAIDAGKLIKEAGIEFDQAYTSVLTRAIKTTNLALEAAGQLWVPVEKSWRLNERHYGGLTGQNKAEAAEKWGDEQVHIWRRSYDVLPPAMAKDDQYSAHTDRRYANLDDSVIPDAENLKVTLERALPFWEDKIAPALKDGKNVFVGAHGNSIRALVKHIKKLSDDEIMNVEIPNFPPLVFEFDEKLNLVKEYYLGK, from the coding sequence ATGGTAAAATTAGTTTTTGCTCGCCACGGTGAGTCTGAATGGAACAAAGCAAACCTCTTTACAGGTTGGGCTGATGTTGATTTGTCTGAAAAAGGGACGCAACAAGCTATTGATGCTGGTAAATTGATTAAAGAAGCTGGTATTGAGTTTGACCAAGCTTACACATCTGTTTTGACACGCGCTATCAAAACAACAAATCTTGCCCTTGAAGCGGCAGGTCAACTTTGGGTGCCAGTTGAAAAGTCATGGCGTTTGAATGAACGTCACTATGGTGGTTTGACAGGTCAAAACAAAGCTGAAGCAGCTGAAAAATGGGGTGACGAACAAGTTCATATTTGGCGTCGTTCTTATGATGTATTGCCACCAGCTATGGCAAAAGATGATCAATATTCAGCACATACTGATCGTCGCTATGCAAACCTTGATGACTCTGTTATTCCAGATGCAGAAAACTTGAAAGTAACCTTGGAACGCGCTCTTCCATTCTGGGAAGATAAAATCGCTCCAGCTTTGAAAGACGGTAAAAATGTATTCGTAGGTGCACATGGTAATTCTATCCGTGCCCTTGTAAAACACATCAAAAAATTGTCAGATGACGAAATCATGAACGTGGAAATTCCTAACTTCCCACCACTTGTATTTGAATTTGATGAAAAATTGAATCTAGTGAAAGAATACTATCTTGGAAAATAA
- a CDS encoding DUF1697 domain-containing protein yields MPTGPNRIPKMSDLVQMLEQSGLDNVSSYIQSGNVICETSLPAEELAQHMHQVILESIGANLSIIVEEKSDLERAILGNPFSEELDSSRIHLVFTNNYISTEQLAELQVMNFMDEIFAVGTACLYMYLPRDARKKKLNNNFLEKKLGIVATTRKLSVIKELSNRMDE; encoded by the coding sequence ATGCCAACAGGACCAAATCGGATCCCTAAGATGAGTGATTTGGTTCAAATGTTGGAACAATCTGGTTTAGATAATGTTTCAAGTTATATTCAATCAGGCAATGTGATTTGCGAAACAAGCCTACCAGCTGAAGAATTAGCACAACACATGCATCAGGTGATATTGGAAAGCATTGGTGCAAATTTATCCATTATCGTAGAAGAAAAGTCCGATTTAGAAAGGGCTATTTTAGGAAATCCCTTTTCTGAGGAGTTGGATTCGTCACGGATTCATCTCGTTTTTACAAACAATTACATTTCAACGGAGCAATTGGCAGAACTGCAAGTAATGAACTTTATGGACGAAATATTTGCAGTTGGAACTGCTTGCCTTTATATGTATTTACCAAGAGATGCCAGAAAAAAGAAGTTAAATAATAATTTTCTTGAAAAGAAGTTAGGTATTGTCGCTACAACAAGAAAGCTAAGTGTTATCAAAGAATTAAGTAATAGGATGGATGAGTAG
- a CDS encoding UDP-N-acetylmuramoyl-tripeptide--D-alanyl-D-alanine ligase has translation MQLTFYEVASVLKAQNDVHQFPDCTFGKAEFDSRLIGEGDLFVPLKGARDGHDFIVTAFENGAVATLSEKKLGDYPYILVDDVLAALQRLAQYYLEKMKVDVFAVTGSNGKTTTKDMLAHLLSTTYKTYKTQGNYNNEIGLPYTVLHMPDDTEKLVLEMGQDHMGDIHLLSTIAQPKVGIVTLIGEAHLEFFKSRHEIAKGKMQIADGMKDGTLLVVPADKIINDFLPSQQNVVRFGPDEDIFLTKLEERKDSLTFETNFLDNAIDLPVTGKYNATNAMIAAYVALKEGVTQDKIQKAFATLELTRNRTEWKKAKNGADILSDVYNANPTAMRLILETFSTIPFNEKGRKLAVLADMKELGADSKQMHGAMITSLNPEILSEIFLYGEDMAALFAYAKEIFPPGKAHYFVKNAEKDQFSDLVKAVKEALKPTDQLLIKGSNSMNLASLVEELENEG, from the coding sequence ATGCAATTAACGTTCTATGAAGTAGCTTCTGTATTGAAAGCACAAAATGATGTTCATCAATTTCCAGATTGTACATTTGGAAAGGCAGAATTTGACAGTCGATTGATTGGAGAGGGAGACTTGTTTGTTCCTCTTAAAGGAGCACGTGACGGGCACGATTTTATTGTGACGGCATTTGAAAATGGTGCTGTGGCAACCTTGTCAGAAAAAAAATTGGGCGACTATCCTTATATTTTAGTTGATGATGTATTGGCAGCGTTGCAGCGTTTGGCACAGTATTATCTGGAAAAAATGAAGGTAGATGTCTTTGCAGTTACGGGTTCTAACGGTAAGACGACGACCAAAGATATGCTGGCTCACCTCTTGTCAACAACTTACAAGACTTATAAAACGCAAGGAAACTACAATAATGAAATTGGTCTTCCTTATACGGTTTTACACATGCCAGATGACACCGAAAAATTGGTTTTGGAAATGGGACAAGATCACATGGGGGATATTCACCTTCTGTCCACAATTGCGCAGCCAAAAGTAGGTATTGTGACGCTGATTGGCGAAGCGCATTTAGAATTCTTTAAAAGTCGTCATGAAATTGCAAAAGGAAAAATGCAAATTGCCGACGGCATGAAAGACGGGACTCTTTTGGTTGTTCCAGCGGACAAGATTATCAATGATTTTCTACCGAGCCAGCAAAATGTAGTCCGTTTTGGTCCAGACGAAGATATTTTCCTAACGAAATTAGAAGAACGAAAAGATAGTTTGACTTTTGAAACCAATTTCTTAGATAACGCCATTGACCTTCCAGTAACTGGGAAATACAATGCAACAAATGCCATGATTGCAGCTTATGTGGCATTGAAAGAAGGAGTAACACAAGATAAGATCCAAAAAGCATTTGCAACGCTTGAATTAACACGAAATCGCACCGAGTGGAAGAAAGCTAAAAATGGTGCGGATATCCTTTCAGATGTTTACAATGCCAATCCAACCGCTATGCGATTGATTTTAGAGACATTTTCAACGATTCCGTTTAATGAAAAAGGTCGGAAACTGGCAGTTTTAGCTGATATGAAAGAATTGGGGGCTGATTCTAAACAAATGCACGGTGCCATGATAACCAGCCTAAATCCAGAAATTCTCTCAGAAATTTTCCTTTATGGAGAGGACATGGCTGCTCTATTTGCCTATGCTAAGGAAATTTTCCCACCTGGAAAAGCCCATTATTTTGTAAAAAATGCTGAAAAAGATCAATTTTCTGACTTAGTAAAAGCTGTTAAAGAAGCACTCAAACCAACGGACCAATTGCTGATAAAAGGAAGTAACTCTATGAACTTAGCTAGTTTAGTGGAGGAATTGGAGAATGAAGGGTAA